The Burkholderiales bacterium region GACGAACACCCCGCTGTAATTGAGGCGGTGGCTCGCCTGCGCCATTTTCTGCAGCCAGCGGAAGGCCGCCGCGGCATCGTCCTCGCCGGCTGCCGCAAAGGCGAAGCCCGTCACCGCCGCCAGCAGGGCGGCCGCAACAAACCGCCTCATTGGCCCGTGTCCTCGGCCACCACGCGGACGTAGGCGGGCATGCCCACCATCGCGTAGCTGGGCGAAAACTCCTGATGGGCGAGGAGATAAGGCTCCGCCTCCAGGGGCAGCTTTTTCGCCGGCTCCTCTGCCTTCTCCTTCGTGGCGGCAGGCGGAGGGGAAACCACGACAAGGGGGGCGCTGGCGCCTTGCGCGAGCTCGATCCGGGGGGTTGCGACGACGTTTTCCTCGACGCGGGCAAGCTGCCAGGCAAACAGGCCGACGAAGCCCACGGCAGCCAGAGAGGCAGCCAGCGCCCACGGCGAAAAACGCCACTCGCGGGGCTGCGGGCGAGGCGCGAGCACCGTCGGTTCCTCCGCCAGACGGCGGGCCACGGCCCGGGTCACGTCCAGCGACAGGGGACCACTGCGACGCAGCGCATCCCGGACCAGATGATAGGTCGCCCAGGTTTCCGAAAGCTTTTCATCCTGACGGAGGAGGGCAAGGACACGGGCGGTCTCCTCCCCTTCCAGTTCCCCATCCATGAGGGCGGAAATATCTGCAGTCATGATTACCGCCTCTTGTCTTTGCTGGTGCCCAACAGGGGGCGAAGTTTTTCGGCTATGGCCTCGCGGGCACGGAAAATCCGGGAGCGCACGGTGCCGATGGGACAATTCATGGCCTCGGCAATCTCTTCGTAACTCAGGCCATCGATTTCGCGCAGGGTGATGGCGGTGCGCAACTCTTCCGGCAGCGCGTCCATGGCAGCGGTCACCGTCTCACCGATCTCCTTGGTGAGCATCACCGCCTCGGGGGTTTCCACATCGCGCAACTGCTCCGCCGCTTCGAAACCCTCCGCCTCTTCCGCGTCGTACTCGGTGCTGGTGGGGGCCCGGCGGCCCTGG contains the following coding sequences:
- a CDS encoding sigma-E factor negative regulatory protein, which gives rise to MTADISALMDGELEGEETARVLALLRQDEKLSETWATYHLVRDALRRSGPLSLDVTRAVARRLAEEPTVLAPRPQPREWRFSPWALAASLAAVGFVGLFAWQLARVEENVVATPRIELAQGASAPLVVVSPPPAATKEKAEEPAKKLPLEAEPYLLAHQEFSPSYAMVGMPAYVRVVAEDTGQ
- the rpoE gene encoding RNA polymerase sigma factor RpoE → MGDREIDQALVQRAQAGDKHAFELLVAKYQRKLARLLSRFIRDPAEVEDVTQEAFIKAYRALPAFRGDSAFYTWLYRIAINTAKNYLASQGRRAPTSTEYDAEEAEGFEAAEQLRDVETPEAVMLTKEIGETVTAAMDALPEELRTAITLREIDGLSYEEIAEAMNCPIGTVRSRIFRAREAIAEKLRPLLGTSKDKRR